In the genome of Lathyrus oleraceus cultivar Zhongwan6 chromosome 4, CAAS_Psat_ZW6_1.0, whole genome shotgun sequence, the window agttaagcgaaggaagaaaaagggtcgcccaaacagcatccgaattcgaaccgaaatggatacggcgaacaaaatggttagactatgtagttcatgccgtcaactaggtcacaatcgtaataactgtcctagtgttagaatgagcacaaccagataaatttacatgtacctctattgcaatatatgaaaaattaaatttatttcatattagacgtaTGTCACGAAAGTACCATTGCATAAACAGTAACACAtataattataacaaatacaagaactatgcaattacaaccagcaaaacaattttgaacatgtaatgcatcatcctacgagcgtcttggtctGTCTTAATATCCACCAATTCGCGTAATTCTCCgtgttggttgaacgtggacacaacccattgtattcttctaattcgttcaccctctccaatttctccgtctaaccaactgtacaacgtccgattaagacgttcaaacatatttgtgttccaaagtcgaatctgtaccggagccgcaacggcagaaaatattacatcagcactttgtttttgaatgtatgcagacattgttgaaacagggaaaattgaaattgatggtggttgaattgtattaggagatgagtttgagtgaaaaatattgcatccaatgcgtggtatttatagagacggacAAAACATGTGGGCGCTTGAGGGATTGATGCCCACATGACCATCACATGCAGCCAGATGAATTAGCGCCCACACAACCAAATGCACctaggcgccactagcattgacgcctcctcatgaggcccaatgcaggcgccactagtattggcgcctcctcatgaggagcgCAGTGCATGCaccaatgctagtggcgcctcCTCGTGAGGAGTGCAATGCATGCGCCAATActattgacgcctcctctttaTGCATTGGGGGTGCCCcagttcatctgacgcatcctctaccaaacctggttattttgataatttttttaaataattagttattttgcaaaaaaaataaaaataattattattttgaaaaaaattccaaacttttacctacttcctcttcaagaacacccATATTAATCCTATTTGAATCTGCTCAAACTTCAACAAAATTCAAGAAACCGATATCCTGAATTTCACAAAACTCCCAATATCTTTATATCTGAGTACAATTATCGTACTATGTAATCAAGCTTCATGTTAATCCTATTCATAGAGGATGTGAACTCTACTATTTTCATTAACTTGTGCCAtaagacaatgattcaattaGTAAAAAATATGAGCATACAAAAGTATATAGACAATCATGAATATGGTATCTATCGGTTATATATAACTGTCAACTGAATATGGTTTCAGAGTTATAGATATATCCAAAACCAACAATGCTTAAAACCAATAGTACAACAGTAACAATTGACCCCAAACTCCATATAATATAACTATACTTAATCCGATTCAAAGCCATAATTCAGAAAGAAAGGAAATAGCATAACAATAACCAATTTCTTTTTCTACATATCATTACAATGACATTCAAGATTAGCCCATGGTTCAAAAAGTTACAGAATAATTAAACCTATAATTTAAAGCCTAGTGTCGAGGGTGAGGCACAAATTGGTATTATTCTCCAGCTCAGCCAAGTGATTATGCATGAAAAGGATACCACATTTTCTCTGGGAGAAGCAATTTAAGCATTCTAAGAGAAACTTGAGAAATACTCATCAATCTGCATAAAAATGCTCAGTATACATCAAGGAGTAAAGGTAATCAGAAGAACTGTTACCCATGGTTTTAAACTGCTTTCCACAAGAACGGCGACAGTAATTGTGACTACAAGTCTACAACCTATGCTTTTCAAGATCTCAACAACCACATCAAATCCAGCTATATCTGACTACAATATTCTACATATTAAATATCATAACATAACCACCACAACTGTAATTAAAAACCTTACTTATATGATAACAAGATGTGCATAAAGTAAACCAGAGTGTTACAATTTGATTACATTACATGTTTTAACtgaaccaaaataaaaaacataacGAACAGGCTTTTCCTTTCTGTTTTATAGGTAAACTGAATGCTAAATTAAGTCGATAAATAAGAGACTCGTCTGTCATCATTAATTAACTATGAAAATATGGAATACACAAAAATGCTCATCACCAATTCACCACCACTATCACTAATTACTACCACAATAACTAATAACTAACATGTGCTTGTGATCAAAACCATAAACACATCCAACCAAGCCAACAACATATAAACAATTTCATCAATTACACCATATCTCgataaaaacaaaaaattgcCATTTAGATATATGAAACAGTGGCACATATATAGACACGACACACAGGACTAGTTGAATAATGCGGTAATGCGGAATACCAAACACACACCTTCAATCTGAAGTGTCAATGCTACATAGTCATGATCAATCATCATTATCATGATCACTCTCATCACTGAAATACCCAGCtttcttccctttcttcttcGTCTTGTTGTTGTCCAAACCCTCATCATCATTTCTGTTTTTCCCCAGCATCCTTTCACCCGCTTCATCATCCACAACAGAAGCCCAATTATCGTCAAACTGCTCCGCAGCAATCCGACCCTCCTCCTCCTCATCATCATCACCTTCCTCCTGCCCATCCCTATCCCTCAGCCCACTAAATCCACATCGCGGCTTCTTAGGCTGAGGCCGCGGCCTCGGCCCCAACTGATTCTTAGGACACTCATACGACAAATGACCATGCCCCCCACACTCATAACACAAAGCAGTCTCAGTATTGTACACGCGCTTCTGAATAAACTCCGGAGCACGTCCATTATCAGCAGCAATAGAAGCAGTTAGAGTCCTTCCATTGAGAATCTTCTTATTCATCTCCGCCACGACGCGTTGGGCGTCATTACGAGAAACGAATTGGACAAACGCGACACCGCGGCTTAGGCGCGTGTGACGGTCTTTGAGAAAGGTTACACGCGCGATGCGGCCGAAAGTAGAGAAGAGCGTATGGAGATCGGAGTTTGTTGGGGAGTAATCTAGATTAGAAACGTATAGCGTCGATTTTGATGGTGCTAAGGGTTCACCTGTTCCTCCTATTGATGATCCTTTGTTGTTCGGTTTTGATTGGGGTTGATTACTGGATGTGGTGCCGGTGGTGGTGTTGGGGGTTGAGGACGAAGCGCAGTAGCGGTAGTAGAAAACGTCGTCGTCTTCATCGCTGTCGCTGTGTTTTCGTTTGTGTTTCTTCTTGCTTGACATTTTTTTCGGTTCAGGTTTTTTGTTTCTGGCAACGGTGTTCGGTTTCCGGCGACGGAATTAGTTCTCCGATGCTTCTTTAATCTATAGAGGAAATCTGAGAGTGGAGAGATTCTATAATGCGTTTGAGAAACCCTAGAGAAGTGAAGCGAAACTCCAAGCGGATCTGGACATGGATCCGGATATTTTGGATTGGTTTTATATATGGTTTTATCCATTCTTATTTTTTTATAAGCAGTACTATCCATATGTAAATGGACAACTTGCTCACCGCCAGAGTACTTGTAAAGATAGCATAAAAGTAAAAATTATTATGTTTTAATAGTTTTTTATTTAATTGGTCAGCCACCCATCTGCatatataaattttaataattttttgttaGTATGATGCTAGATTTTTTAAGACAAAAATTTCTAATTCGTTAGatataaaattttattatattattttagaTTATATTTTAATATCTTAAGATAAATAGAGTTATTGAAATttagcaaaaatagaatagagtgaaatagaaattttattactttattatttGAATAATTAGCGATAAAAACAAAGTAAGTTTTTGATTCTGCTCATATAGAAGAGAAACAATACTGATGGAAAGTGATGAAAATTTTCATTCTACTCATATTAAAGGGAACAATACTCGTAGAAAGTGATCAATACTAGTAGAAAGTGATGTAATTTTTTATTCCTCATATCTAAGGGAAACAATGCTAATGAAAagtgatgaaatgaaataaaatagaataataaaattttattatacTGGATCTGATTTTAATTAACTCAAACAATGTAATCTTATTCTATTTCATCTCATATCACTTCATATCATCTCATTGCATCAATTTAAGCAAAACCTTAGTCTAATAACTTCAGTTTCACAACATTTAAAAACTCTTATGTAGAATTTGTCCAGAATTGAAGAGGACTCATCTCTTACTAGAAACTCAACAATTAATTTGTTTTCAAAAGTAATGCTTTATTTATACGCTTAGATTATGTTTGGACATCTTAAAATGAAGATATAAGAATAAAAATGAACATAGTGAATCAACAAAATTAGAAGTACATACGATTAAAATGCATCAAAATCGATGACATCTTTATAAATTTATTGAACTTTTCGCATTAGACTTTTTTCTATTGTATTATTTTTCAACATCATTTAATTTCTAGAACTCATGCATCCTATCCAAAAAAGCAAAGTTCTCACTCAAATGTTTCTTCCTTAAGACGTTCTCTCCATTCTACGAATGTTGGTGGTAGAGGATACCCTCGTTTCAAATAAGCTTGTATAAAATGCATCTTAGTAGAAATCTGTCTAATCAAGACAACCCGGCCATTTAAATTATTTGGAGGGCAACTTAGCAGAGGGAAAACGATTTACGAAAAACTATGTCTTGTAAACTAAACTAAAACTCAGTCATATACATTTGATATAAGATGACTCATTTCAGAAAAATTCATCCACTTTATTGTTGTTGTGGGGACACCAATTTTACTAAGAATCAAAGGATTTTGAATAACTTGTATTTGTGCATTAGTCATATAGAGTCGCATGTAATTGTCGCACCTTAAAAAAagatgataatgcgatccctcgcgataggacgcggaaaaaaaatgttgttcgaaacagagtcgccaccgaactttatttattccaatgaaggaataggaaaatatcgagaaaacctttagaaataagaataatggtcgtcgcaaccatattcgggttcgggagtcgattacgcaaggggaaggtattagcacccctcacgtccgttgtactcaacaggaaccttttagtctgattttgctatttgattgttaattgactgtttatctgcttgcttcgagtaattagaattgatgatagatgtggatgaagacctcaggatggggggaatgagaggttttttattagtgtgctcgcgaagatacaacaatctcctgcctacgtatctgTCGCAAtctgaaaaatacagtgcgcgaaaaaaacaaccggcgaaagaaaatgacagaagagtcgccaccgtgcgttattcatcccaaaggagggaaaggaaacgctcgaagtaaacctgaaaagaggaaaggaaaagacaaggtctcgcaaccaaatcttgggttcgggagtcggttatgcgaagggaaggtattagcacccctacgcatccgtagtactctacgggatccacttatgcggtttctgtttaaagggtatggttttgcctaatgtgctatttactaaaaaggttaagagaaatggactcgcgcggatgtcgcatccactgcatacgtatctcatatgaatatgagaatcagagtcttcgtagctcggctgacctatgggttgggggtaattgtgctcgctaagacatcgcgtcttatgcctacgtatctcatctggaatgagaatcagagcaagacgtagttcgactaactacggggttatggattatgttacggggtgaacaacgttactacgcaatctaccggatgctcgacctttggagacttactcgcctgtagtagaaggagtaaacgtgttgctttgggttttaggttttgtttgcgttgtaggaacgcgcatgcaaagaggaagtcctaggcggaggaacagtgctacctaaattggcatgcaaacgggagactatgcgaagcctcgcatcctatggggaaacaatcacatcacacaaaacatatatcttgaaatagaaaaaatgccaccaaggggctcaaacattgcctcctatcgaggtcttccagctaagaaaccgtagaaataaaagggaagaagtaaaataccacacggatcaagatccgaagttacagcaattaaaggataagcaaccctgagattctcccaagctgatgccatcaaagaaaaccaatcagtacgggaaatcggaataaacctccggagggtatccctgcgagaatatgtgagccctcacaaaaactcaacaaaaggggttaggcaaacaggattgaaatcaaaagataacaaggccatggcaacacaaagaacaggttagaacaaaacggaataaagcagatactgtcacattcgcgactgcttcgcctagcgaaagcctagcgaagcttcgctgcgtgctcgcctagcgaagcggctagcgagcacctgcgggatttggatttcccattggtacctgcacgatgttaaagattccagatcctatggcattcacctcataaacgaaactgttaaacagtcaaggcataaatcacatattcatacacaaatataacccTGAGGGCCAAGCCTGAggttacctcatatattcagtattcaacccgaggcatagagtaataggaacagaggcatacctgatgagagacctgttaaaattggaaggcaaggccggattggcgaagtaacgtttagggtttgcgtgaggcggaatgaacttctcagggctgcccgaaggttgctgcagagtagttcctaggtttgaaactccacgtgaactccaagtctatttctcagggaatttccaagtgtctgaaaccctactgaaactcttatatttatagctgattttcgtggacttgtgggcttggaatgagggagacccaaaatttgttatattttaattatttatttattttttctttttttcttttcctttttttttttttttggaaaaactgaagggtaaattttggggtattacagctgcccctattcaatcaactggagacccggaaggaagatgacagctgctttcgtgctttcgaggtatcaagggattgaatacaataaaagcccaaaaatttgcactgaagtgaagtgaagtaacaatgtctgtcaaaatcggcaaagaggtggtcttgaaagaagaatccgtctggtacggtgaaagtcagtctgaatatcgaaaaaagaatgttaaattggataccaaaataaatggtaacacagaaataaccatggcctgaatgccgctcatcagtctgaatactggaaaggatttcgatctgatCATTGGAAcactggcctggacgccacttcgatctgaatatcggaaaactggcctgaatgccacttcggtctggataccggaaaactggcctgaatgccacttcggtctggataccggaaaactggcctgaacgccacttcggtctggataccggaaaactggcctgaacgccacttcggtctggataccggaaaactggcctgaatgccacttcggtctggataccggaagactggcctgaacgccacttcggtctggataccggaaaactggcctgaacgccacttcggtctggataccggaaaactggcctgaacgccacttcggtctggataccggaaaactggcctgaatgccacttcggtctggataccggaaaactggcctgaacgccacttcggtctggataccggaaaactggcctgaacgccacttcggtctggataccggaaaactggcctgaacgccacttcggtctggataccggaaaactggcctgaatgccacttcggtctggataccggaaaactggcctgaatgccacttcggtctggataccggaaaactggcctgaatgccacaagttgcatcgacctgaacgtcggaaacttcttcgatctgaacatcgaaaaattggcctgaatgccacttcggtctggataccgggaaaactggcctgaatgccacttcggtctggataccggaaaacttcatgcctgtcagcattggcagaaatagggaatgataatagaggcggcgcatgggccaatgacacttgctggggataacaaaggtaagtcatgaacaatcttcagtctgagtactggaaacaacttctagcttatcacttgggataccgagaatgttttatgcttacatgcgtatgtttgaatttttcaatggcgtaatgctccatgaaaatggaaatgctacgcgatttggaatgatgtaat includes:
- the LOC127137474 gene encoding U11/U12 small nuclear ribonucleoprotein 31 kDa protein, which codes for MSSKKKHKRKHSDSDEDDDVFYYRYCASSSTPNTTTGTTSSNQPQSKPNNKGSSIGGTGEPLAPSKSTLYVSNLDYSPTNSDLHTLFSTFGRIARVTFLKDRHTRLSRGVAFVQFVSRNDAQRVVAEMNKKILNGRTLTASIAADNGRAPEFIQKRVYNTETALCYECGGHGHLSYECPKNQLGPRPRPQPKKPRCGFSGLRDRDGQEEGDDDEEEEGRIAAEQFDDNWASVVDDEAGERMLGKNRNDDEGLDNNKTKKKGKKAGYFSDESDHDNDD